TTATTTTCTTGTTTCGAGTCAGCAAAATTTCAATAAATACATCCATCAGTTCGTTGCTTTGAATTAAAAACTTTACATTAGTTTTGAAGGATTTCGAGGTTTTTTTGGTGGAAAGATGACGTGTTTTGTCAAAGTAGACACAAACGATGGCATTTGTTTCTTGCCGCAGAATGAGGGATTAGCTGCAGTTGACTCGTATTCAAAAGCAACATCATAGTTCACACGTGTCATGATACTCAACAAATCTAAAGTATTTCCATACCGAAGCAAGACATCAGATAAAGCCCGTATGAACCAAGAACCATTGACAGAATTACGAAAAGCGTAATAACCTTGGGTGGAAAAAATAGCTATgtttaatgaatataataacTAGATTAAATTCTAATTTGTAATCAAAAGACAAAAAACAATTACATCCCACTTATTAGCAGATACAAGAATCAGAATTATTAACTATTATCTGATTCATCTTTAAACATATAGATTCCCTTATTTATTTACCAAAAAGAAGGATGACGATTTGAATGGAATAATATGAAACCATTCTATTTCATTAGGTTCCTAACAGCTGTTTAGATCCTGCAATATTTGAAA
Above is a genomic segment from Schistosoma mansoni, WGS project CABG00000000 data, supercontig 0622, strain Puerto Rico, whole genome shotgun sequence containing:
- a CDS encoding caspase-7 (C14 family), which produces MTCFVKVDTNDGICFLPQNEGLAAVDSYSKATS